The proteins below are encoded in one region of Fibrella aestuarina BUZ 2:
- a CDS encoding ROK family protein: protein MSQAIGIDLGGTRIKGVLIDPATGAVIHQLVTPTGDENGANWQSAVAETAQALTRQATEPIQGIGLSAPGLPTPDNRAIACMPGRLQGLEGLDWSAYLGRPVRVLNDAHAALMAEARFGALAGSQHGLMLTLGTGVGGGLLLNGQLYQGFYQMAGHLGHITVNADSSQPDITNVPGSLEDAIGNVTVGRRSFGRYHSTHELVAGYQQGEPLAALVWLTSIRHLAVAIASLANAFSPEVVVLGGGIMQADTALLTPLETFIDLFEWRPAGKKTIIRKAHFDDWSGAIGAAAFLPHEQTI from the coding sequence TTGAGTCAGGCAATAGGCATCGATTTAGGCGGAACCCGGATCAAAGGTGTCCTGATCGACCCGGCTACGGGCGCGGTCATCCATCAATTGGTTACCCCAACCGGTGACGAAAATGGGGCAAACTGGCAGTCGGCCGTCGCCGAAACCGCACAGGCGCTGACCCGCCAGGCAACCGAGCCTATTCAGGGCATTGGCCTGTCGGCACCGGGCCTGCCCACGCCCGACAACCGGGCCATTGCCTGCATGCCGGGTCGCCTTCAGGGGCTGGAAGGGCTCGACTGGTCGGCCTATCTGGGTAGGCCCGTCCGGGTACTCAACGATGCCCACGCCGCCCTGATGGCCGAAGCCCGCTTTGGGGCACTGGCAGGCAGTCAGCACGGGCTGATGCTGACCCTCGGAACGGGCGTCGGGGGCGGGCTACTACTCAACGGACAGCTCTACCAGGGTTTCTACCAGATGGCGGGGCATCTGGGCCACATCACCGTCAACGCCGATAGCAGCCAACCCGACATTACCAACGTACCCGGCAGTCTGGAAGATGCCATCGGCAACGTGACGGTTGGCAGACGCTCGTTTGGCCGCTACCACAGCACCCACGAGCTGGTGGCCGGGTATCAGCAGGGCGAACCGCTGGCAGCACTCGTCTGGCTGACGTCCATTCGCCATCTGGCCGTAGCAATTGCCTCACTGGCCAATGCGTTTTCGCCCGAAGTGGTGGTACTGGGCGGCGGCATCATGCAGGCCGACACGGCCCTGCTGACACCGCTCGAAACCTTTATAGACTTATTTGAATGGCGACCCGCCGGTAAAAAAACGATCATCCGAAAAGCCCACTTCGACGATTGGTCCGGTGCCATCGGTGCGGCTGCTTTTCTACCCCACGAACAAACCATATGA
- a CDS encoding endo-1,4-beta-xylanase — protein MHPIALHDPAPGLTVRLRLQLTATCVLLTSLTTSLLAQPTGKRIDEQAAAARVGHDSLGAERTRIEAEYLAKATANIEKYRKGDARLSFVDATGKPVRNVLVTVNQVSQDFLFGNLVFELGGFAPKEPYKVDLFKERFKALFNMAVLPFYWGRYEPTPGMPEWQRNQDALDWCLANGITTKGHTLGWTSPSGTPTWLLQLSPEVATDVYKARIMNNVLGFKGKINIWDVVNEPVNTVPWEVALKDTANTNDFRYNVNNVPVEAITPWVEQSFKWAYAANPDGNYILNEYFTLAIPKVRERFYQLLKALKSRNAPISGIGIQGHEPREMWFSPVEVYKTFDLYQEFGLPIHITELIPQSSGKPIKGWRTGTWTEEAQAEFARQFYTLAYGHPAIASINWWGLSDRSIWLKGGGLLDEAYNPKPVYNVLMKLIKDEWMTKNVKLVSSKKGETTFRGFFGKYQLLVTKPDGSQQTIDVHLREKPDNQWTFTL, from the coding sequence ATGCACCCCATCGCTCTACATGACCCGGCACCTGGCCTTACTGTCAGGCTGCGCTTACAGCTGACCGCCACCTGCGTTTTGCTTACTTCGTTGACTACCAGCTTATTGGCGCAGCCGACTGGTAAGCGCATCGACGAACAGGCTGCGGCGGCCAGGGTTGGGCATGATTCGTTGGGGGCCGAACGTACCCGCATCGAGGCCGAGTACCTGGCAAAGGCTACGGCCAACATCGAAAAATACCGGAAAGGCGACGCCCGTTTGTCGTTTGTCGATGCGACGGGTAAGCCCGTTCGGAATGTGCTGGTCACGGTGAATCAGGTATCGCAGGATTTCCTATTCGGCAATCTGGTCTTTGAACTGGGTGGTTTTGCGCCTAAAGAGCCCTACAAAGTCGACCTGTTCAAAGAGCGGTTCAAAGCCCTGTTTAATATGGCTGTTTTGCCGTTCTACTGGGGGCGCTACGAACCGACACCGGGTATGCCCGAGTGGCAGCGCAATCAGGACGCCCTCGACTGGTGCCTGGCCAATGGCATTACGACCAAAGGCCATACGCTGGGCTGGACATCTCCGTCCGGTACCCCAACATGGCTGTTGCAGCTTTCGCCCGAGGTAGCCACGGATGTGTATAAAGCCCGGATCATGAACAACGTGCTGGGTTTCAAAGGGAAGATCAATATCTGGGACGTAGTGAACGAGCCGGTCAACACCGTGCCCTGGGAAGTTGCCCTGAAAGACACCGCCAACACCAACGACTTCCGGTACAATGTCAACAACGTACCCGTCGAGGCCATTACACCCTGGGTCGAGCAGTCGTTTAAGTGGGCCTACGCAGCAAACCCCGACGGCAACTACATTCTGAACGAGTACTTTACGCTAGCCATTCCGAAGGTCAGGGAGCGCTTTTACCAGTTGCTGAAGGCCCTGAAGAGCCGAAATGCCCCCATCAGTGGCATTGGCATTCAGGGCCACGAACCGCGCGAAATGTGGTTCTCGCCGGTGGAAGTGTACAAGACCTTTGATCTCTATCAGGAATTTGGTCTGCCGATCCACATCACCGAGCTGATTCCGCAATCGTCGGGGAAGCCGATCAAAGGCTGGCGCACCGGCACCTGGACGGAAGAGGCCCAAGCCGAATTTGCCCGTCAGTTTTATACCCTGGCCTACGGTCACCCGGCCATTGCGTCGATCAACTGGTGGGGGTTGTCTGACCGGAGTATCTGGCTGAAGGGCGGCGGGTTGCTCGATGAGGCGTACAACCCCAAGCCCGTGTACAACGTGCTGATGAAGCTCATCAAAGACGAGTGGATGACAAAAAATGTCAAGCTGGTTTCGTCCAAAAAAGGCGAAACAACGTTTCGGGGTTTCTTTGGGAAGTACCAGTTACTCGTCACCAAACCCGACGGCAGTCAGCAAACGATTGACGTTCACCTGCGCGAAAAACCGGATAATCAGTGGACGTTCACCCTTTAA
- a CDS encoding FAD-dependent oxidoreductase, with translation MASLLNHQLVPLLAEVDILVIGAGSAGCVAALAAAGQGTGLSVMLVERYGFPGGTSTQMLDTFYGFFTPGNVPRKIVGGWPDRVVDALDRTGDIFLRPNTYGAGTGVNYNPERLKLVWDQLIQQQGIRYLLHTTLIDVALESDRYICVFWNKGGMHKVLARRVIDASGDADFCHLAGFAYELAGEHEPAQSMTTTFRMSNVELDEYEQAGGKKMLARRMQEAVTTGRHPLPRKEGSAHEMNAQKCISTVAVKVAGLSALNAEELTKAEVEGRRQAFVYEAFFRSEVPGFAQSNIIGLSHQIGVRETRRVYGEHRLTKDECLAGRLPDDRIFLCGAPIEDHRQGADGQDETYWEYIPGPGVYGVPYGTIVPKGSQTVWVVGRCFSATHDAHASCRSMAQTMSMGQAAGLAAVQSIQQDEAANTLTVSQLQQTLRTLGAVLDVPDAVADNSRHGWKNNVPEWLKSHS, from the coding sequence ATGGCTTCGCTACTCAATCATCAATTGGTGCCGCTGCTGGCCGAGGTCGATATACTGGTTATCGGCGCGGGGTCGGCGGGTTGCGTGGCGGCGCTCGCGGCAGCCGGGCAAGGCACAGGGTTGTCGGTGATGCTGGTGGAACGTTACGGCTTTCCGGGCGGCACCTCCACCCAGATGCTCGACACGTTCTACGGCTTTTTTACCCCCGGCAACGTACCCCGAAAAATCGTGGGCGGCTGGCCTGATCGGGTCGTCGATGCACTCGACCGGACCGGCGATATCTTCCTGCGCCCGAACACCTACGGGGCCGGTACCGGTGTGAACTACAACCCCGAACGCCTGAAACTCGTCTGGGACCAACTCATTCAGCAGCAGGGTATTCGGTACCTGCTCCACACGACGCTCATCGACGTGGCCCTCGAAAGCGACCGGTATATCTGTGTCTTCTGGAATAAAGGCGGTATGCATAAAGTACTGGCCCGCCGGGTGATCGACGCCTCGGGCGATGCTGATTTCTGCCATCTGGCGGGCTTTGCCTATGAACTGGCCGGTGAACACGAACCCGCCCAGAGTATGACGACCACCTTCCGAATGAGCAATGTCGAGCTGGACGAGTACGAACAGGCGGGCGGGAAGAAGATGCTGGCGCGCCGGATGCAGGAGGCCGTGACGACCGGGCGGCATCCGCTCCCCCGGAAAGAAGGGTCGGCCCACGAGATGAACGCCCAAAAGTGTATCTCGACGGTGGCCGTGAAAGTGGCGGGGCTGTCGGCGCTCAACGCCGAGGAGCTGACCAAAGCCGAAGTCGAAGGACGGCGGCAGGCGTTTGTTTACGAAGCGTTCTTTCGGAGTGAAGTGCCTGGTTTTGCGCAGTCGAACATCATCGGGCTATCGCACCAGATCGGCGTTCGCGAAACCCGGCGCGTCTATGGCGAGCATCGCCTGACCAAAGACGAATGCCTGGCGGGACGGCTCCCCGACGACCGTATTTTTCTGTGCGGCGCCCCAATCGAAGACCACCGGCAGGGGGCCGACGGGCAGGATGAAACCTACTGGGAATACATTCCGGGGCCGGGCGTGTACGGTGTTCCCTACGGCACCATCGTACCCAAAGGAAGCCAGACGGTCTGGGTCGTTGGACGCTGTTTTTCGGCCACCCACGATGCCCACGCGTCGTGCCGGTCGATGGCGCAAACCATGTCGATGGGGCAGGCGGCCGGGCTGGCAGCGGTGCAATCCATTCAGCAAGACGAAGCAGCCAACACATTAACTGTTAGTCAGTTGCAGCAGACGCTTCGCACGCTTGGGGCGGTGCTGGACGTACCTGATGCCGTAGCCGATAACTCGCGGCATGGCTGGAAAAACAACGTACCTGAGTGGCTGAAAAGCCACTCGTAA
- a CDS encoding phosphotriesterase family protein yields the protein MSFIRTVLGDIPPAQAGITYAHEHIVIEESFPTLANPDFRLNNVDKIAAELTEVYQAGGRTMVDTMPANCGRNVLKLAEVSRRSGIQIVVPTGIHLEQYYPASHWRYQYSEDQLTRLFIADVEEGIDRYDYNGPLVDRTGHKAGMIKLATGDDPITAHQALIFRAVVNTHRATGVPILTHTNAGLHALAQAERFAELGADLRHVVISHVDRHKDIGYHRAVLQTGVRVEFDSAFRWKAGEPNWTYTLLETLLPNFPDQITAGMDAARNTYWRSYGGAPGLTYLMTTFRDELTRRGLESYWHRLMVDNPTALYTFCQPH from the coding sequence ATGTCGTTTATCCGAACCGTTTTGGGTGATATTCCCCCCGCTCAGGCAGGCATCACCTACGCGCACGAGCATATCGTCATTGAGGAGAGCTTTCCCACGCTGGCGAACCCGGATTTCCGGCTCAACAACGTCGATAAGATTGCGGCGGAACTGACCGAGGTCTATCAGGCGGGCGGGCGAACGATGGTCGATACTATGCCCGCCAATTGCGGACGAAACGTGCTGAAACTGGCCGAGGTGTCGCGCCGGTCGGGCATTCAGATCGTGGTGCCCACGGGTATTCACCTGGAGCAGTATTACCCGGCGAGCCACTGGCGCTATCAGTACTCGGAAGATCAGTTGACCCGGCTGTTTATCGCCGACGTGGAAGAAGGTATCGACCGCTACGACTACAATGGCCCTTTGGTTGACCGGACCGGGCACAAAGCGGGTATGATCAAACTGGCCACCGGCGATGACCCGATCACGGCGCATCAGGCGCTGATCTTCCGGGCCGTCGTAAACACCCATCGGGCCACGGGCGTACCCATTCTCACGCACACCAATGCAGGCCTGCACGCGCTGGCTCAGGCCGAACGGTTCGCCGAGCTCGGGGCCGACCTCCGCCACGTGGTCATCTCGCACGTCGACCGGCACAAAGACATTGGCTATCACCGCGCGGTATTGCAAACCGGCGTTCGGGTCGAGTTCGATAGTGCGTTCCGCTGGAAAGCGGGCGAACCAAACTGGACCTACACGCTGCTGGAAACGCTGCTCCCCAACTTTCCCGATCAGATCACCGCCGGGATGGATGCCGCCCGAAATACCTACTGGCGTTCGTACGGCGGCGCACCCGGACTAACGTACCTGATGACCACCTTCCGCGACGAACTTACCCGCCGTGGACTGGAAAGCTACTGGCATCGCCTGATGGTCGACAACCCAACGGCGCTGTACACCTTCTGCCAACCGCACTGA
- a CDS encoding GMC oxidoreductase encodes MAKLTTYDAIVIGSGISGGWAAKELTQKGLRTLVLERGRPVEHVKDYPTTLSSPWEMTHRGRYPLDVLAQSPTQAKVSYAFNEYSGRFFVKDTDHPYQQTKPFDWIRGYQVGGKSLSWARWTQRWAPFNFEDNLKDGHGVDWPIRYDDLAPWYSYVEKFAGISGNKDGLSTLPDGEFLPPFEMNCIEKSVRDAWKKQYAARHLIISRTANLSKAQPVHLALGRADCQSRNWCGRGCLYGAYFSSNSATLPAAAKTGKLTIRPFSIVHSIIYDETKGKATGVRVIDTNTKEMTEYYAKVIFVNAATLNSTLILLNSTSSRFPNGLGNDSGALGHYLMDHNYRGRVSGVYEGTDLNDSYYYGRRPTGTYVPRFRNVLADTQRDFVRGYAYACGGGRAGWERGGWTDGFGADFKEKLTQPGGWSFSMTAMGEMLPRYENHVKLNTDKKDQWGMPTLDIDCAWGENEDRMTRDAIEQAKAMMEAAGIRVTVAIDNKQPPGLAIHEMGTARMGRDPKTSVLNKWNQVHAVKNVFVTDGASMASSACQNPSLTYMALTARAANYAVRQLKAGTL; translated from the coding sequence ATGGCAAAGTTGACGACGTACGACGCGATTGTGATTGGCTCGGGTATCAGCGGTGGCTGGGCGGCCAAAGAGTTGACCCAAAAGGGTTTACGCACGCTGGTGCTGGAGCGCGGCCGACCGGTCGAGCACGTCAAAGACTATCCAACTACGCTGTCGAGCCCCTGGGAGATGACCCACCGGGGCCGTTATCCGCTCGATGTGCTGGCTCAAAGTCCCACGCAGGCCAAAGTCAGCTACGCCTTCAACGAATATTCGGGACGGTTTTTTGTAAAAGATACCGACCACCCATACCAGCAAACCAAGCCTTTCGACTGGATTCGGGGGTATCAGGTGGGCGGTAAATCGCTGAGCTGGGCGCGGTGGACTCAGCGCTGGGCACCGTTCAACTTTGAAGATAACCTGAAAGACGGACACGGCGTCGACTGGCCCATTCGCTACGACGATCTGGCCCCCTGGTATAGCTACGTCGAAAAGTTTGCGGGTATCAGCGGGAATAAAGACGGGCTGTCGACGCTGCCCGATGGTGAGTTTCTGCCGCCCTTCGAGATGAATTGCATCGAGAAAAGCGTGCGCGACGCCTGGAAAAAGCAGTACGCCGCCCGCCACCTGATCATCAGCCGAACGGCCAACCTCAGCAAAGCCCAGCCCGTTCATCTGGCGCTGGGCCGGGCCGACTGCCAGTCGCGCAACTGGTGCGGACGCGGGTGTTTGTACGGCGCTTATTTCAGCAGTAACTCGGCGACCCTGCCCGCTGCCGCTAAAACCGGGAAGCTTACCATCCGCCCGTTCTCGATCGTTCACTCGATTATCTACGACGAGACAAAGGGCAAAGCAACGGGCGTCCGGGTGATCGATACCAACACGAAGGAGATGACCGAGTACTATGCCAAGGTTATTTTCGTCAATGCCGCTACGCTCAACTCCACGCTGATTCTGCTCAACTCCACCTCAAGCCGGTTTCCAAACGGGCTGGGCAACGATAGCGGCGCACTCGGCCACTACCTGATGGACCACAATTACCGGGGCCGGGTCAGTGGTGTTTACGAAGGCACCGACCTGAACGACAGCTATTATTACGGGCGACGCCCCACAGGTACGTATGTGCCCCGCTTTCGGAACGTACTGGCCGATACGCAGCGTGATTTCGTCAGGGGCTACGCCTATGCCTGCGGTGGCGGCCGAGCCGGTTGGGAACGGGGTGGTTGGACCGATGGCTTCGGTGCCGATTTCAAAGAGAAGCTGACGCAGCCGGGCGGCTGGTCATTTAGTATGACGGCGATGGGCGAAATGCTGCCCCGGTACGAAAACCACGTCAAGCTGAATACCGACAAAAAAGATCAGTGGGGCATGCCGACCCTCGACATCGACTGCGCCTGGGGCGAAAACGAAGACCGAATGACGCGCGATGCCATTGAGCAGGCCAAAGCGATGATGGAAGCGGCGGGCATCCGGGTTACGGTGGCTATCGACAACAAACAGCCGCCCGGCCTGGCGATCCACGAAATGGGCACCGCCCGCATGGGGCGCGACCCCAAAACGTCGGTGCTGAACAAGTGGAATCAGGTTCACGCGGTCAAGAATGTATTCGTTACCGACGGGGCGAGTATGGCGTCGTCGGCTTGCCAGAACCCCTCGCTGACCTATATGGCCCTGACGGCCCGCGCCGCCAATTATGCCGTTCGGCAACTCAAAGCAGGTACGTTGTAA
- a CDS encoding sugar phosphate isomerase/epimerase family protein, with amino-acid sequence MDRRQFLGTAAGSLALAQHASFADVPAPTRKPVLGAHVWVFSSELPNYDCFPVIDQVFADISYAGFEAVELMHVALEHPDSVAKIGDLIGRTGVSLMGASLGQPMWDKSKQAENVDKAGRVIERIAQLKGRVLGLSLGDARRKKTPDEFDVQADTLQKIQAICAQYKVVPNLHNHTYEVADGLFDLQNTLQRVPDSKLGPDLDWLFQAKVDVPTFLKTYADKLVYMHLRDHRWTGVWSEALGEGIMDWGGIARQLKQLGYAGDLTVELAFPAGFKPTRPIRESLKMSRAVIKKNFGI; translated from the coding sequence ATGGATCGCCGTCAATTTCTGGGAACGGCGGCGGGTTCGCTGGCCCTTGCTCAGCACGCGTCGTTTGCCGACGTACCCGCGCCGACTCGCAAACCGGTGCTGGGTGCGCATGTGTGGGTATTCTCTTCCGAACTGCCGAATTACGACTGCTTCCCGGTCATCGATCAGGTGTTTGCCGACATCAGCTACGCTGGTTTCGAGGCCGTTGAACTGATGCACGTAGCCCTGGAACATCCTGATTCTGTTGCCAAAATCGGCGACCTGATTGGGCGAACGGGCGTATCGCTGATGGGTGCCTCGCTTGGGCAGCCCATGTGGGACAAAAGCAAACAGGCCGAAAACGTCGACAAAGCGGGCAGGGTCATCGAACGCATTGCTCAGTTGAAAGGCCGGGTGCTCGGTCTATCCTTGGGCGATGCCCGCCGCAAAAAGACGCCCGACGAGTTCGACGTACAGGCCGATACGCTGCAAAAAATTCAGGCTATTTGTGCCCAGTACAAGGTGGTGCCTAACCTGCACAACCACACTTACGAAGTTGCCGATGGCCTGTTCGACCTTCAGAATACGCTGCAACGTGTGCCCGATAGCAAGCTGGGGCCGGACCTCGACTGGCTGTTTCAGGCCAAAGTCGACGTACCTACGTTCCTGAAAACCTACGCCGATAAACTGGTCTACATGCACCTCCGCGACCACCGCTGGACGGGCGTCTGGTCGGAAGCTCTGGGCGAGGGCATCATGGATTGGGGCGGCATTGCCCGTCAGCTCAAACAGCTTGGCTACGCGGGTGACCTCACCGTTGAGCTGGCTTTTCCGGCCGGTTTCAAACCGACCCGACCCATTCGTGAGAGTCTGAAGATGAGCCGGGCCGTGATAAAAAAGAACTTCGGCATTTAG
- a CDS encoding Gfo/Idh/MocA family protein: protein MQQIAMLGGGFIGRFYAESLHGQRSRDRVIAIYARREETAQKFATDYGCTIWSTDMEAVIAHPDVTMVCVALPNNLHAIAVELCAKHKKNVVCTKPLGRTAEEALHMMQLVEEAGIFGGYLEDLCYSPKFLKALETVKNGALGRILWAKSREAHPGPHSNWFWDKEQAGGGCMLDLGCHCVEIARSFIGKDVRPVEVMCWAATQVKPIDAEDHAIALVKYENGAIGQFEVSWVFRGGMDLRDEVMGTEGTIWINNFLRTGFEMYSSGKGADYVAEKAEANSGWLFPVGDEVNDLGYNHMFTDMFSACEEGREPAETFYDGYVVNAILDAAYKSAETKQWEPVQLPVWRGQEGLTQEKTLTDYDADHYLIKEEITHDGRHKLILKEKAGGKIVERDLPVS, encoded by the coding sequence ATGCAACAGATTGCCATGCTAGGCGGCGGCTTCATCGGCCGCTTCTACGCCGAATCGCTCCACGGTCAGCGCAGCCGCGACCGCGTCATTGCCATCTACGCCCGCCGCGAGGAAACCGCGCAGAAATTTGCCACTGACTACGGCTGCACCATCTGGTCGACCGATATGGAGGCGGTCATCGCCCATCCCGACGTGACGATGGTGTGCGTGGCCCTACCCAACAACCTGCACGCCATTGCCGTTGAACTGTGTGCCAAACACAAAAAGAACGTGGTTTGCACCAAACCGTTGGGCCGCACTGCCGAGGAAGCCCTGCACATGATGCAACTGGTAGAAGAGGCCGGAATTTTTGGTGGGTATCTGGAAGATCTGTGTTACTCGCCCAAGTTCCTGAAAGCCCTGGAAACCGTCAAGAATGGGGCACTGGGCCGAATCCTGTGGGCCAAATCCCGCGAGGCGCACCCTGGGCCGCACTCCAACTGGTTCTGGGACAAAGAGCAGGCGGGCGGCGGCTGCATGCTTGACCTAGGTTGCCACTGCGTGGAAATTGCCCGCAGCTTTATCGGTAAAGATGTTCGACCGGTCGAGGTCATGTGCTGGGCCGCCACGCAGGTGAAGCCCATCGATGCCGAAGACCACGCCATTGCGCTGGTCAAATACGAAAACGGCGCCATCGGTCAGTTCGAGGTGAGCTGGGTATTCCGGGGAGGCATGGACCTGCGCGACGAGGTCATGGGCACCGAAGGCACCATCTGGATCAACAACTTTCTGCGCACCGGCTTCGAAATGTACTCTTCGGGTAAAGGTGCAGACTATGTGGCCGAAAAAGCCGAAGCGAATTCGGGCTGGCTATTCCCGGTTGGTGATGAAGTGAACGACCTGGGCTACAACCACATGTTTACCGACATGTTCAGCGCCTGCGAGGAAGGCCGCGAACCCGCCGAAACGTTCTACGATGGGTACGTCGTCAACGCCATCCTCGACGCGGCCTATAAGTCGGCCGAAACGAAGCAGTGGGAGCCGGTGCAACTGCCCGTCTGGCGCGGACAGGAAGGCCTCACCCAGGAGAAAACCCTGACCGACTACGACGCCGACCATTACCTGATCAAGGAGGAAATTACGCACGATGGCCGTCATAAGCTGATTCTGAAGGAAAAAGCAGGCGGTAAGATCGTGGAAAGAGACCTGCCGGTCAGTTGA
- a CDS encoding sugar isomerase domain-containing protein: MNPTIEYINRSRALLTTIEQQADAIQQAAQWFSQTILAGRMVHLFGSGHSRIMVEEMWPRYGSFPGFNPIVELSLSFHNLVVGANGQRQAMFLENVPGLADRILRNFDLSEQDSALVISSSGCNVVPIEMAELFQQRGIRVVALITKEHAEASTSKRQDGKKLSDFADLILDTGAPVGDAMLTIPGLDTPVAPGSTVGGAVLVNCIKAEVARLLTEAGHPPTVLSAGNVVGTERAVSLFESAYDEHAHRLAKLYERVGVPSYVSESTESVSQQQP; encoded by the coding sequence ATGAACCCTACAATCGAGTACATTAACCGCTCCCGCGCCCTGCTGACGACCATCGAACAGCAGGCCGACGCCATTCAGCAAGCCGCTCAGTGGTTCAGTCAGACCATCCTGGCCGGGCGCATGGTGCACCTCTTCGGCAGCGGCCACAGCCGGATCATGGTGGAAGAAATGTGGCCGCGCTATGGCTCGTTCCCCGGTTTCAACCCCATCGTCGAGCTGTCGCTTTCGTTCCATAACCTCGTGGTCGGGGCCAACGGACAGCGGCAGGCCATGTTCCTGGAGAACGTACCTGGCCTCGCCGACCGCATTCTGCGCAACTTCGATCTCTCAGAACAGGACAGCGCGCTGGTCATCTCGTCGAGCGGCTGCAACGTGGTGCCGATCGAAATGGCTGAGCTGTTTCAGCAGCGCGGCATTCGGGTGGTAGCGCTCATCACCAAAGAACATGCCGAAGCCAGCACCAGCAAACGGCAGGACGGCAAAAAACTGAGCGACTTCGCCGACCTCATCCTCGATACGGGCGCTCCCGTTGGCGACGCCATGCTGACGATTCCGGGGCTGGATACGCCCGTGGCACCTGGTTCGACGGTTGGCGGTGCCGTGCTGGTCAACTGCATCAAGGCCGAAGTAGCCCGACTGTTGACCGAAGCCGGACATCCTCCTACCGTACTGTCGGCGGGGAATGTCGTTGGCACGGAACGGGCCGTATCCCTCTTCGAGAGCGCCTACGATGAACACGCCCACCGGCTGGCCAAACTGTATGAACGCGTGGGTGTGCCCTCGTATGTAAGTGAGTCAACCGAGAGCGTCAGTCAGCAGCAACCATGA
- a CDS encoding Gfo/Idh/MocA family protein, which yields MQSRRQFLRQLGGTTALLAGSETLANAASRGLYAGSTHLLTPLAPRSAADTINIGLIGAGIIGHYDLNCILKVPGTKVVAVADLYQPRLVRAKEVWGNDLFTTRDYREVLARKDVDAVLICVPDHWHDRISIDALRAGKHVYCEKPMVHHIDEGKAVIDAHKKSGKVFQVGSQRASSAAVLEAKKRYEAGDIGELTSVETFLDRTDALGAWQYTMPPNLDPKDVDWDRFLGDAPKRPFQAERFFRWRNYTDYGTGVAGDLFVHLITGLHTITGSQGPTRIFALGDLNFWKDGRDAYDLVTAIMDYPKTDKNPSFQFTTRVNLATGAGGDIHTRLVGTEGVIDIGWNSFVMNRLKRPNAPMYSTGYDALFTYPKAMQEEFIRQYEQKYPADQFSRTIKNEPAVAFNTPAGYDDRLDHMIVFVNAIRANDPSMITEDAEFGLRAAAPSLAANMSAKQRNVINWDPVAMKLIKTT from the coding sequence ATGCAATCAAGACGACAATTTCTTCGCCAATTGGGCGGTACGACGGCGTTGCTGGCAGGCAGCGAAACGCTGGCCAATGCCGCATCGCGGGGGCTGTACGCTGGCTCCACTCACCTGCTGACGCCCCTTGCCCCGCGTTCGGCTGCCGACACGATCAACATCGGCCTCATCGGTGCGGGTATCATCGGGCACTACGACCTGAACTGCATCCTGAAAGTGCCGGGTACGAAGGTGGTGGCCGTGGCCGATCTCTACCAGCCGCGTCTTGTCCGGGCCAAAGAGGTATGGGGCAACGACCTATTTACGACCCGCGATTACCGGGAAGTGCTGGCCCGCAAAGACGTCGATGCCGTACTGATCTGTGTACCCGACCATTGGCACGACCGGATCTCGATCGACGCACTCCGGGCCGGTAAGCACGTTTACTGCGAAAAGCCGATGGTTCACCATATCGACGAAGGAAAGGCGGTGATCGATGCGCACAAAAAATCGGGAAAGGTCTTCCAGGTAGGCAGTCAACGGGCGAGTAGTGCGGCTGTTCTGGAAGCGAAGAAGCGCTACGAAGCCGGTGATATTGGCGAACTGACGTCGGTAGAGACGTTTCTGGACCGGACCGATGCGCTGGGTGCCTGGCAATATACGATGCCGCCCAACCTCGACCCGAAGGATGTAGATTGGGACCGGTTTCTGGGCGATGCGCCGAAGCGCCCCTTTCAGGCCGAACGGTTCTTCCGCTGGCGCAACTATACCGACTATGGCACCGGCGTGGCGGGCGACCTCTTCGTCCACCTCATCACCGGCCTGCACACCATTACGGGCTCGCAGGGGCCAACCCGCATTTTCGCGCTGGGCGACCTGAACTTCTGGAAAGACGGCCGCGACGCCTACGATCTGGTCACGGCCATCATGGACTACCCCAAGACCGACAAAAATCCGTCGTTCCAGTTTACCACGCGGGTCAATCTGGCCACCGGGGCGGGGGGCGACATTCATACGCGGCTGGTGGGCACAGAGGGCGTGATCGACATTGGCTGGAACTCGTTCGTGATGAACCGGCTCAAGCGGCCCAACGCGCCCATGTACAGCACCGGCTACGATGCGCTCTTCACGTACCCAAAGGCGATGCAGGAGGAGTTCATCCGGCAATACGAGCAGAAATATCCGGCCGACCAGTTTTCCCGCACCATTAAAAACGAACCGGCCGTTGCTTTCAACACACCTGCCGGCTACGATGACCGGCTCGATCACATGATTGTTTTCGTCAACGCCATTCGCGCAAACGACCCGTCGATGATTACCGAAGACGCTGAGTTTGGGCTACGGGCGGCGGCACCTTCGCTGGCGGCCAATATGAGCGCCAAACAGCGAAACGTAATAAACTGGGACCCAGTCGCCATGAAACTGATCAAAACCACTTGA